In Rhea pennata isolate bPtePen1 chromosome 13, bPtePen1.pri, whole genome shotgun sequence, the DNA window CACTTCCCcgcgcgccgcgcgcgcccaTTGGCCGAGCCCGCCCACTTCCCGGCTCCGCGCGCCCGTCCCCGCCCCCTTCGCGGCAACAACTTTATGCAGGCGCCCCGGGGGCAGACGCGGACagaggggcggggcggggcggggcggggcgggcgtcCGGGGGCCGCGAGTTCGAGGCtgccctccgccgccgcgggcggcacGGCGCTGCGCACCCGGCCGAGAGCCCGCCTCGCTGCAGGGAAGTCAGTGCGAGCGGGGCGACGGGCAAGGCCTCTTCGGAGGaggtgccggcgcggcgggcagggTTAGCCCGCAGGATCTTTAGGGCTGTCCCGCCGGGCTGCTGTCACGTTATCTGCCGGGGCCGCATCGGCGCGGCCCACGACGGTCCCCTGGGCTGGAGAGCGGAGCAGCCAGGTGGCAGCAAACGCTCGCAGGAGCGGtccgccgggcggccgccgcctggcACGGGCCCCCGGTGCTCCCCGGGGCCGTTCGCGTCCCTGCTGGCTGCTGCGTCCCGCTGCCCGTACACACGCACCCCGCCTGGACGGGGTGTGCATCACACCCATGCAGGGTGTGCATCGCACCTGCACGGGGTGTGCATCACACCCATGCGGGGTGTGCATCGCACCTGCACGGGGTGTGCATCGCACCTGCTCTGGGTGTGCATCCCACCTGCACGGGGTGTGCATCGCACCCATGCGGGGTGTGCACCCCACTTGCTCTGGGTGTGCATCCCACCTGCACGGGGTGTGCATCGCACCCATGTGGGGTGTGCATCCCACCTGCACAGGGTGTGCATTGCACCCATGCGGGGTGTGCATCCCACCCACACTTGGTGTGCATCGCACTCATACAGGGTGTGCATCCCACCTGCACTGGGTGTGCATCCCGCCTGCTTATACAGGGTGTGCATCTCGGGGGCGTCCCCCTGCTCTGGGTGCGTGTTCACGCTGCCCAGGGCCGGAGGCAGCCAGCTCCCGCGCTGCAGAGATGCGGCAGCCTCGCAGGGCTAGTGCGGTGTGAGGCAGTGCTGAGCACCGCGCCACGGGGtgctgcaccctgctgcagGGCCGCCCAGCGCCCGCCGTCAGCCTCACCTGCTCAGGAAGCTGCAGGCTaaaggtgctttgctttgagagagagaataaacCCCACAGTCCAGTCCTCACATCAAACCTTTATTCTCCACTGTACACAGAGACCGATAGCAGCAACGACAtaggtgaaaaaaatgcaaaaataaattttttacaCGGAAAATATTCCTGAGGGACCAGAAAGCCCCCAGCCATGTCACTGGCAGCAGCTACACTTGGAAGATGACGGCTCTTTGCAGATGCAGCCCGCGACGCAGTTCTTGCAGCCGGccgggcagcaggagcagcagcctgaaAGCAAACCAGGAGAGGAGGCTGCTTAGGGAGACCCGGGGTGCCCGGTCACCGGCCTGGCTGCCAGCAGTGGCAGCTCGGCGGTGCGAAGGAGCTTTCTGCCGGGAAGGGTGTCGCTGGCacggcccgcggccccccgaCCGGGCCCGCGAGCGCCACGCACTCACTTTTTTGGCACGGGGCGCATTTGCAGGCTTTGCACTTGCAGTTGGGCGCGCAGGCACAGGAGTCACCTGGGGACAGAGAGAGATGCTCAGCCCCGGCTCTGCAAACCGCAGGGACAGGCAGGGCGCATGTCCCGGCCCGCGGGCTCCCGTGGGTGCCTGCACCCACCCCGCGGCCTTCCGCCTTCACCCAGCCCGGATTGTGGCTGGGGAGGCTGCAAAGGGCCAGCGAGCAGACACCGGCCGCAGCGCCGAGCTGAAGCGCAGGCTGATCCCCCAAGCAGGCGGCTTGCGGTTAACGAACGGGGGGGAAATGCCATCCCCAGCCCGGTGCCAGCGCCCTTGGTGCCTGTCCCGGGTGCTCGCTCCGGCTCACTCACCAGCCTTGCACACGCAGTCCTGGGGGTCCATGGCTCTCGGGCAGCACCTTGGCACAAAGCTCACGCAGGAGGTTTGCTCCCGAGTGGCCTCTGCCTCCTATTTATGCTGCAGCAGGGCGGGCGAGCGGGTGCAAACCCCCTGCGCACGGTCCCGGCCGCGCGGGCGAGCCCGGCGCAAAGCGGTGCTGGGTGCATCCGCCGGGGAGGACGCCGGGCGCAAGCCGCCCCGAGCGCCCCGCAcccgccccggggggggggggacgtgTGCAAAGCGCCGCGGGTGCCTTGGGCTGGGCTGAGCAGCTCAGAGCTGGGGGCAAACAAAACACCCCCGGCGCGCTGCACGGGGCCAGGGCGCTGCATGCAAACTTCCCCGCACGCGTGACACCGAGTTACCGGCACGGAGCAGGGTGCTGTGTGCAAACTCTGTCTGGGTGCATTACCCTGGTCTGGACAGCAAAAAGCAGAGCGCTGTGTGCAAACTATTCAACCGGGCTGAAGATTGCACGTGGCCGGACAGCACGGGGCAGGGTGTTTTGTTTAAACTGCTGCTGGAGCATTGCACTGGCCTGGCAGCACGGAGCAGGGTATGGTGtgcaaatcccccccccccccgccccgctccgggTGCGTAAGGAGGAGCGATGGAGCAGAGCAGTGCGCTGTGTGCAAAGGTTCCCGGGGGCGCTCGGCCAGGACGCAGCACAGACCCGGGTGCTGCGTGCAAACTCCGCCGTGCTTCACCCGGAGCGGCAGCGCGGAGCAGGGCGCTGCGTGCAaacctccctcctcccccccccccaggcctgGGCGCACTGCTCCGACCCGCAGCCCGGCGGGTGCGtgcaaaccccccccccccggtgcaaCACGTGCAGCACAGCGCAGCCCCGAGCGGGTGCCGCGTGCAAAGCTGCTCCCCCCCCCTCTGCTCCGGATGCACCGTGCCACATCCTGCACAGAGGTGGGCaccaaaacaaccccccccccaaaaaaaacaaaaattattgtGGACTTTTCGCTGCCCGAGCAGGCACAGCGCGCAGCCTCAGGCACCGCTCGGTGCCGCTGTCCCAGGCGCAGGCCCACGTATCCTCGGCGCCCCGGCACCGCCAGTGGGAAGGAGCAGCAGTCGGTGCCCTCGGCACTTCCCGGCGGGGAAGACCCCGCTCGTGCGTCCGCCCGAGCCAGGCCTTCGAGAGGCGGAGGCGCGCAACGCAGCCGCACGCCGCCCCGACGCGGTCGCGCAGCCCGGCAGGAGCCGTCGCGCCGTGCGCGGTGGCTGGGTGCGCGTGTGCGGTCCCCGGCAAAGCGCTTGCCTCGCCGGTGGTCTTGCTTTCTAGCAAAggctcttcccccccccccaatttttttttaatgaagttacAAAGCCGGGCAAGGCAGATGTTTAAAAGCAGCCTCCAGCATCACTCTGCTGTTGCAACAGGGGGTGTTAGGAGCTTGCTAAAGCGAAAGGCGCCCGCTAAGGTAAAGACTCGGCGCGCGCGTGCTGAGCTGGGCAGGTCTCTGCTCGCAGGCGAGGgccggcgcgccgggccggcACCGGAAAGCAGCCCGGACCGAGGCAGCGAGAGGCACGGCCGCCCTGGGAGAGGGAAGGTTCCCAGCGTGGCTGCCCGCTCGCGGAGCCGGCCTCACCTCGCAGCCACCCGAGAGCGGGGAGGCCGAGCGCGGTGCCCTGCCCCACTGCGGAGGGCTCCCAAACGCCGGCTGGGCGGCAGCATCCTGGGCGCCCTGGGGCCGGGGCACAGCCCTTGCCAAGGGCCCGGCGCTGCGGTACTCAGACATGGGGCAGGAACCTggctgttcccccccccccagccgggGCGACACCTCCCAGGCAGGAGTGATGAGCGGTGCTGGGGCTCAGCCTCCAGGCACGGCGGACGGTGGCGGCAGCAGACAGCACTCTCCCAGCTCGAAGCAAATTCTTTTATTCTCATCCACTTTCATCAGTGGTACCAAAGATACAAAACACTTATCCGTAGGAAAAgtaagcccccccccccatccccggGCCGGCTATGTACAGGCGGAGGAGCCCCGGCtcagtggcagcagctgcacttgCTGGCGGCGGGCTCCTGGCACACGCAGCCCTTGGCGCACTTGTTGCAGCCCACGGGGCAGCACGAGCAGCAGCCTGCGAGAGGAGCAGAGAGTTAGGGCAGGGGAGGAGGTCGCCACGGGGCAGCAGGTCCCCGCGGGGACCcaccggggccggggggcccaGGGAGAGGGCCTGCCCCTGGCCCCCCGCACTCACTCTTGCGGCAGCTCCGGCAGCGGCAGTTCTTGCACTTGCAGGACCCAGCGCAGGAGCAGGAGTCACCTGGGGTGGTGAGAAAGTGCtgtgagctgagctgagctgagccgagccgagccgggccgggccgggccgggccgggccgagccgggggTACTCACCGGTAGCACATGTGCAGTCCTGGGGGTCCATGGTATGGTATGGtttggcttggcttggcttggcttggcttggctcggctcggctcggctcggctcggctcggcagcAGTGCCGGCAGCCCGTGGCCGCGCCGCTTTATGGctccgggcggcgcggggcggtgctcggcgctgcgcaCGGCGCTGCGCacggctgcggcggcggcggcggccgggccccgtccccgcggcggggcggagctGCGAGGGGGGGGGAACCGACCAGAGGGGACGGTGACGGGCGGCGCTGGGGAGCGCAGGGCCGAAGCGCTCCCGAAAGCGGagcggggaaggggcgggggggacggCTCGCCCTGCGCAAGGGGGGGTCAAGGCACGagcaccccccctcccccggggtgtgtgtgtggggggggacaCGCTCTGCAATAGCGGGGCGCCGGGCCagtccccccgccgccgcccctgtGTCCACCCCCTTACCGAAACCGGCGCAAAGCGGGATTTCCCGGCAGCTGAGTCACCGCTGCCGCGGCACGGCTTGTcccggctgctgccgccgccagcgtgccgccgcgggcggccgggggggccgggggcggccgggggggggccgggggcggccgggggtgggagccccggcgggggggggggttggggcGGGCAGCGAGGGCCCCCGCGCagctgccccggcggcggcggcggtggccggGCGCTGCTGCGCGCCCTGCGCCGCTCGCGGGCGTTTGCCCTGGAAGCGGGACAGGAAAACGGCCCGTTTCCCAGCCCGGGAGTTTCCGCTGCACAGCTGGCCCGCTCCGCGGCGGGAAGGGTTACGGGGAGATGAGCGGCGCCTGCCCGCTTTGCGGGAACGCCGGGCGGCAGGCCCgtgccgggagccgcgggcagGGGCGGCGGCGCAGCATCTCCCTCCCGGCGGTGAAAACCTGGCTGTGCGCGGGCAAACCGGCACGAtcgcccccgccgcagccccgggaGGAGCAgcccggctccggcgcccccttcctcccagggagctgccagCGTGTGCCCCCAAAtcgccgcgggggcggggggggggggggggggggaccgtCGGGACTGCCGCGTCCGACGGAGCCACCAGCGACAGGTCGCTTGTCGATATTTATATACATGTCACTTTATTGAGGAAGCTTATTACACGTCGCACAGAACAAATAAAGACACTTgagcagacacacacacatatatatatatatataaaacaccCCCCACACACTCAGgttctcctcctccaggctcCCGGGCGGGCAGaggggctgccggcggccccTACTTGCAGCAGCTGCACTTGGCGGCCGGCGGCCCCTTGCAGACGCAGCCTTGGGCGCACTTGGCACATCCAGccgggcagcaggagcagcagcctaGAGCGGGGACAGAGACCCATCGCGGAtgtccccggggggggggggagggtcgCGCTAGGGTCCGGAGGTGACCGCGGGGACACTTAGAGCTGGTTGAGACGTTTGGGGGCGGAGGGGGGTGTGTGTGCAAAAGGAACAAACTGAtccctgggaaaaaaacactctggAGCCTGATCTGCTTCAGCACGGCTACAGATGCGCAGtgcgggggaaaaaaaaccccgcAGAGGCCGGGCGGAGGCGAGCGCCGGCGCGCTCCCAGGCCGCGGGGCACCGCTTACCTTTCTTGCATGTCGCGCACTTGCAGTTCTTACATTTGCAGCTGTCGCCGCAGGTGCAGGTGCCGCCTGAAAGGTGCAAAGAAGgaaggggagcggagcggagtggaggcgccgcgggggccACGCCGCGCCGGGGAGGGGGTCGCTTACCCGTGGCGCAGGGGCAGTCCTGGGAGTCCATGCGTGCCCGGGCTGCGCTCGGCGGAGGCGGCTGGGATGCAGCGTTCAAGCAgcccccgccaccgccgcctATTTATGCCCGGCCGGGAGAGCGCTGGTGCAAAAGCCTCCGCCTCCGTCCGTGCAGGCCTGCgcacggcatggcacagcccagctcggctcggcccggcccggcccggctgcgcTGGTTCGCTGCCCGGCGGGGACACAGCCTggccgccgcgggcaggggaAGGGGGTAAGCCTGCGCCGCAGCCGGGCCGTCTGCCGCCCACCTTGGGGCGGGATGGGCGGCCCGGTGCTGCGCGACCCG includes these proteins:
- the LOC134146151 gene encoding metallothionein, whose product is MDPQDCTCATGDSCSCAGSCKCKNCRCRSCRKSCCSCCPVGCNKCAKGCVCQEPAASKCSCCH
- the LOC134146269 gene encoding metallothionein-1: MDSQDCPCATGGTCTCGDSCKCKNCKCATCKKGCCSCCPAGCAKCAQGCVCKGPPAAKCSCCK